In Phoenix dactylifera cultivar Barhee BC4 unplaced genomic scaffold, palm_55x_up_171113_PBpolish2nd_filt_p 000146F, whole genome shotgun sequence, one DNA window encodes the following:
- the LOC103705626 gene encoding probable calcium-binding protein CML10, producing MGSIRSLFRRCRSGGRSKASPATASSPTSPTAGPAGATDELEWVFKKFDSNGDGRISSPELAAIFQSLGHPASDEELERMMGEADTDGDGFISYDEFVDLNVRTVDDSTALEDLRHAFSVFDLDRNGAISADELASVLRSIGEGASVAQCKRMIDGVDRDGDGVISFEEFKLMMANGSGFPLANKIE from the coding sequence ATGGGCAGCATCCGCTCCCTCTTCCGACGCTGCCGCAGCGGCGGCCGCTCCAAGGCCTCCCCGGCCACCGCCtcctcccccacctcccccaCCGCCGGCCCCGCCGGGGCCACGGACGAGCTGGAGTGGGTCTTCAAGAAGTTCGACTCCAACGGGGACGGCAGGATCTCGTCCCCGGAGCTGGCCGCGATATTCCAGAGCCTCGGCCACCCCGCCAGCGACGAGGAGCTGGAGCGCATGATGGGCGAGGCCGACACCGACGGTGACGGCTTCATCAGCTATGACGAGTTCGTCGACCTCAACGTCCGCACCGTCGACGACTCCACCGCCCTCGAGGATCTCCGTCACGCCTTCTCCGTCTTCGACCTCGATCGCAACGGCGCCATCTCCGCCGACGAGCTCGCCAGCGTCCTCCGCAGCATCGGGGAGGGCGCCTCCGTCGCCCAATGCAAACGGATGATTGACGGCGTCGACCGCGACGGCGACGGCGTCATCTCCTTCGAGGAGTTCAAGCTCATGATGGCCAACGGATCCGGCTTCCCCCTCGCCAACAAGATCGAGTGA